From one Lycium ferocissimum isolate CSIRO_LF1 chromosome 5, AGI_CSIRO_Lferr_CH_V1, whole genome shotgun sequence genomic stretch:
- the LOC132055720 gene encoding flavin-containing monooxygenase FMO GS-OX-like 9, protein MVSERNLSKNVCIIGAGPSGLVAARELRKEGHNVVVFEQNHDVGGQWLYQPKVEHEDPLGRTNFQNVHSSIYASLRLTSPREIMGYTDFPFVVKKGRDARRFPGHRELLWYLQDFCEYFGLRQMIRFNTKVEYVGMLNYPEIGKDLKWIVKSKEKDAENGMEETFDAIVVATGHYSQPRLPNIKGMDAWRRKQMHSHIYRVPEPFRNEVVVVVGNSLSGQDIGIELVDVAKEIHLSAKSLDVSEGLSKIISKHHKLHLRPQIDSLHEDGRVLFVDGTSIFADTIIYCTGYSYSFPFLDTKGMVAVDDDRVGPLYEHTFPPSLAPSLSFIGIPKKLIGFPFFESQAKWIAQLLSGKRTLPSWDEMMQSIKEFYRSREVDGIPKHNTHDIANFEYCDKYADYIGFPHLEEWRKELCLSALRNADINLDTYRDSYDDIEMLQAAYQSPHFTHLGPRDF, encoded by the exons ATGGTTTCTGAGAGAAATTTGTCCAAGAATGTGTGCATAATCGGTGCCGGACCGTCAGGGTTGGTGGCTGCTAGGGAGCTGAGGAAGGAAGGGCACAATGTGGTGGTTTTTGAACAAAACCATGACGTGGGAGGGCAATGGCTATATCAACCTAAAGTTGAACATGAAGATCCTTTAGGAaggactaatttccaaaatgttCATAGCAGTATTTATGCATCTTTAAGGCTCACTTCACCAAGAGAGATCATGGGGTATACGGATTTTCCTTTTGTGGTGAAGAAAGGGAGGGATGCAAGGAGATTTCCTGGCCATAGGGAGCTTCTCTGGTATTTACAAGATTTTTGTGAATACTTTGGACTAAGGCAGATGATAAGGTTTAATACCAAAGTTGAGTATGTAGGAATGTTGAATTATCCAGAGATTGGTAAGGATTTGAAATGGATTGTGAAGAGCAAAGAGAAGGACGCTGAGAATGGGATGGAGGAAACTTTTGATGCTATAGTTGTGGCAACCGGTCATTACTCTCAACCAAGGTTGCCCAACATTAAAG GAATGGATGCATGGAGAAGAAAGCAGATGCATAGCCACATTTACAGGGTTCCAGAACCCTTTCGGAATGAG GTAGTAGTGGTGGTTGGAAACTCACTAAGTGGTCAGGATATAGGAATAGAGCTTGTAGATGTGGCAAAGGAGATCCATCTCAGTGCCAAATCTCTTGATGTTTCTGAAGGATTGTCAAAAATTATATCCAAGCACCACAAATTACATCTTCGTCCTCAG ATAGATTCATTACATGAAGATGGGAGGGTATTGTTCGTAGATGGCACTTCAATCTTTGCAGACACTATCATATACTGTACAGG GTACTCCTACTCCTTTCCATTTCTTGACACCAAAGGAATGGTAGCAGTTGATGATGACAGAGTGGGCCCTCTTTATGAGCATACCTTTCCCCCTTCTCTTGCTCCCTCTCTCTCCTTCATTGGCATACCCAAAAAG CTCATAGGGTTTCCTTTCTTCGAGTCACAAGCAAAATGGATTGCCCAGCTGCTGTCTGGGAAAAGAACACTCCCCTCATGGGATGAGATGATGCAATCCATCAAGGAATTTTATCGTTCAAGAGAAGTTGATGGTATTCCAAAGCATAATACCCATGATATTGCTAATTTTGAG TACTGTGACAAGTATGCAGACTACATAGGATTCCCACACCTAGAAGAATGGAGAAAAGAACTCTGCCTATCAGCACTAAGAAATGCGGATATAAACTTGGATACATATCGGGATTCATACGATGACATTGAGATGCTACAAGCAGCTTATCAAAGCCCACACTTCACTCACCTTGGTCCTCGGGATTTCTGA